In one window of Brachyhypopomus gauderio isolate BG-103 chromosome 16, BGAUD_0.2, whole genome shotgun sequence DNA:
- the aldh3a1 gene encoding aldehyde dehydrogenase, dimeric NADP-preferring isoform X2: MEKKVVDDARRAFASGRSRSLLYRRQQLRALLRLIKERQSDIASALKRDINRSELDTQMFELIGIENDIRLAEGKLSDWTAPQPVEKTLLTMMDDVYVKAEPLGVVLIIGVWNYPWSLTLQPLVGAIAAGNAAVMKPSEVSINSSALLKELLPQYLDTEMYPVVTGGVPETQELLKQRFDHIFFTGNSVVGKVVMEAATRHLTPVTLELGGKSPCYVDGDCDLAVACRRITWGKFSNCGQTCIAPDYILCHPNTQHRVIEEFRQTLLEFYGEDPKNSPDFGRIINQHHFDRVLALMEGCTVAAGGQSDRSQCYIAPTILKDVLPHARVMQEEIFGPVLPIVTVSDVGEAIRFINERPKPLALYIFSSNKKVVKKMLNETTSGGVLVNDVIVHYTVSALPFGGVGNSGMGRYHGKHTFDQLSHHRACLVKSLALEGLNRARYPPLTRAGLRKALFFLRHRLWSPHQAVRAWAILSSLLALGLLIALLVVLLR; this comes from the exons ATGGAGAAGAAAGTGGTGGACGACGCTCGCCGAGCTTTCGCTTCAGGGAGGTCTAGATCCCTGCTGTACCGGAGACAGCAGCTGAGAGCTTTACTCAGGCTCATCAAAGAGCGCCAATCAGACATCGCATCAGCTCTCAAACGAGACATCAATAGG AGTGAATTGGATACACAAATGTTTGAGCTAATTGGCATTGAAAATGATATCCGGCTGGCTGAAGGCAAACTTTCTGACTGGACGGCTCCTCAGCCCGTGGAGAAGACCCTGCTCACCATGATGGATGATGTTTATGTTAAAGCAGAACCTTTGGGTGTAGTGTTGATCATTGGAGTGTGGAACTATCCCTGGTCCCTCACCTTGCAACCCCTGGTTGGAGCGATCGCAGCAG GTAATGCAGCTGTGATGAAGCCCTCAGAAGTGAGCATCAACTCCAGCGCTCTTCTGAAGGAACTGCTTCCTCAGTACCTGGACACG GAGATGTACCCCGTGGTGACCGGAGGAGTCCCAGAGACCCAGGAGCTGCTGAAGCAACGTTTTGACCACATCTTCTTCACGGGGAACAGCGTGGTGGGAAAGGTGGTTATGGAAGCAGCCACACGCCACCTCACACCTGTGACTCTGGAGCTCGGGGGGAAGAGCCCCTGTTATGTCGATGGAGACTGTGACCTCGCGGTTGCTTGTCG TCGTATCACCTGGGGGAAGTTTTCTAACTGTGGTCAGACGTGCATCGCGCCAGACTACATTCTCTGTCAtcccaacacacagcacagagtgaTTGAAGAGTTTCGTCAGACATTGCTG GAGTTTTATGGTGAAGACCCTAAAAACTCTCCTGATTTTGGACGCATCATCAACCAGCATCACTTTGACCGCGTGCTGGCCCTGATGGAGGGATGTACCGTGGCTGCTGGTGGACAGAGTGACAGATCACAGTGTTACATCG CTCCAACCATCCTGAAGGATGTGTTGCCCCACGCCAGGGTAATGCAGGAAGAGATCTTTGGGCCCGTGCTGCCAATCGTCACCGTCAGTGACGTCGGCGAGGCCATTCGCTTCATCAACGAGAGGCCCAAGCCACTGGCGCTCTACATCTTCTCATCCAATAAGAAG GTGGTCAAGAAAATGCTGAATGAGACGACCAGTGGAGGAGTGTTGGTTAATGACGTCATCGTCCACTACACCGTCAGCGCGTTACCCTTTGGGGGTGTAG GAAACAGTGGAATGGGCCGGTACCACGGGAAGCACACTTTTGACCAGCTGAGTCACCACCGGGCTTGCCTTGTCAAGTCGCTGGCCTTGGAGGGGCTGAACAGGGCCCGCTACCCTCCCCTGACCCGGGCCGGCCTACGCAAGGCACTGTTCTTCCTGCGCCATCGATTGTGGAGCCCCCACCAGGCCGTGCGCGCCTGGGCCATCCTCTCCTCCCTGCTGGCTCTGGGCCTGCTGATCGCCCTGCTGGTGGTCCTGCTCA GATAG
- the aldh3a1 gene encoding aldehyde dehydrogenase, dimeric NADP-preferring isoform X1: MEKKVVDDARRAFASGRSRSLLYRRQQLRALLRLIKERQSDIASALKRDINRSELDTQMFELIGIENDIRLAEGKLSDWTAPQPVEKTLLTMMDDVYVKAEPLGVVLIIGVWNYPWSLTLQPLVGAIAAGNAAVMKPSEVSINSSALLKELLPQYLDTEMYPVVTGGVPETQELLKQRFDHIFFTGNSVVGKVVMEAATRHLTPVTLELGGKSPCYVDGDCDLAVACRRITWGKFSNCGQTCIAPDYILCHPNTQHRVIEEFRQTLLEFYGEDPKNSPDFGRIINQHHFDRVLALMEGCTVAAGGQSDRSQCYIAPTILKDVLPHARVMQEEIFGPVLPIVTVSDVGEAIRFINERPKPLALYIFSSNKKVVKKMLNETTSGGVLVNDVIVHYTVSALPFGGVGNSGMGRYHGKHTFDQLSHHRACLVKSLALEGLNRARYPPLTRAGLRKALFFLRHRLWSPHQAVRAWAILSSLLALGLLIALLVVLLSESY; the protein is encoded by the exons ATGGAGAAGAAAGTGGTGGACGACGCTCGCCGAGCTTTCGCTTCAGGGAGGTCTAGATCCCTGCTGTACCGGAGACAGCAGCTGAGAGCTTTACTCAGGCTCATCAAAGAGCGCCAATCAGACATCGCATCAGCTCTCAAACGAGACATCAATAGG AGTGAATTGGATACACAAATGTTTGAGCTAATTGGCATTGAAAATGATATCCGGCTGGCTGAAGGCAAACTTTCTGACTGGACGGCTCCTCAGCCCGTGGAGAAGACCCTGCTCACCATGATGGATGATGTTTATGTTAAAGCAGAACCTTTGGGTGTAGTGTTGATCATTGGAGTGTGGAACTATCCCTGGTCCCTCACCTTGCAACCCCTGGTTGGAGCGATCGCAGCAG GTAATGCAGCTGTGATGAAGCCCTCAGAAGTGAGCATCAACTCCAGCGCTCTTCTGAAGGAACTGCTTCCTCAGTACCTGGACACG GAGATGTACCCCGTGGTGACCGGAGGAGTCCCAGAGACCCAGGAGCTGCTGAAGCAACGTTTTGACCACATCTTCTTCACGGGGAACAGCGTGGTGGGAAAGGTGGTTATGGAAGCAGCCACACGCCACCTCACACCTGTGACTCTGGAGCTCGGGGGGAAGAGCCCCTGTTATGTCGATGGAGACTGTGACCTCGCGGTTGCTTGTCG TCGTATCACCTGGGGGAAGTTTTCTAACTGTGGTCAGACGTGCATCGCGCCAGACTACATTCTCTGTCAtcccaacacacagcacagagtgaTTGAAGAGTTTCGTCAGACATTGCTG GAGTTTTATGGTGAAGACCCTAAAAACTCTCCTGATTTTGGACGCATCATCAACCAGCATCACTTTGACCGCGTGCTGGCCCTGATGGAGGGATGTACCGTGGCTGCTGGTGGACAGAGTGACAGATCACAGTGTTACATCG CTCCAACCATCCTGAAGGATGTGTTGCCCCACGCCAGGGTAATGCAGGAAGAGATCTTTGGGCCCGTGCTGCCAATCGTCACCGTCAGTGACGTCGGCGAGGCCATTCGCTTCATCAACGAGAGGCCCAAGCCACTGGCGCTCTACATCTTCTCATCCAATAAGAAG GTGGTCAAGAAAATGCTGAATGAGACGACCAGTGGAGGAGTGTTGGTTAATGACGTCATCGTCCACTACACCGTCAGCGCGTTACCCTTTGGGGGTGTAG GAAACAGTGGAATGGGCCGGTACCACGGGAAGCACACTTTTGACCAGCTGAGTCACCACCGGGCTTGCCTTGTCAAGTCGCTGGCCTTGGAGGGGCTGAACAGGGCCCGCTACCCTCCCCTGACCCGGGCCGGCCTACGCAAGGCACTGTTCTTCCTGCGCCATCGATTGTGGAGCCCCCACCAGGCCGTGCGCGCCTGGGCCATCCTCTCCTCCCTGCTGGCTCTGGGCCTGCTGATCGCCCTGCTGGTGGTCCTGCTCAGTGAGTCctactga